Proteins encoded together in one uncultured Desulfosarcina sp. window:
- a CDS encoding YbaK/EbsC family protein: protein MTTSLGREHLQSFIDTHRLKATILPMAVPTATVTDAAGALGVAPSAIIKSLVFLAEDRPFLVVNSGTARVDRKKLADYLGMNRRRVKFATAEQALEITGYVVGSMPPFGHREPLRTLLDRTAARRKDMYGGGGEIDALVKVSSEELIAVTQAEIADVSEM, encoded by the coding sequence ATGACGACATCCTTGGGCCGTGAACACCTGCAATCCTTCATCGATACCCACCGCCTGAAGGCTACCATCCTGCCCATGGCAGTGCCCACCGCCACGGTCACCGATGCCGCCGGAGCCCTGGGCGTGGCCCCCTCGGCGATCATCAAATCGCTGGTCTTTTTGGCCGAAGACCGGCCGTTTCTGGTTGTCAACAGCGGCACCGCACGGGTGGACCGCAAAAAACTGGCGGACTACCTGGGCATGAATCGCAGACGGGTAAAATTCGCCACGGCAGAGCAGGCCCTTGAGATCACCGGCTATGTGGTGGGAAGCATGCCGCCCTTCGGCCACCGGGAGCCATTACGGACGCTGTTGGACCGGACTGCGGCCCGACGGAAAGACATGTACGGCGGCGGGGGTGAAATCGACGCCCTGGTGAAAGTGTCTTCGGAGGAGTTGATTGCGGTCACGCAAGCCGAGATCGCCGACGTTTCGGAAATGTAA
- a CDS encoding YebG family protein, with product MAVITKYVVVRNGVELDKEFLVKKEAEAYDKMLDAAENLAAFIKDADLDIALEESVVDAVSVFLAKNGPEVTRILKGLKPMAAPAKKPQAKDGETPEPAAKKKAPAAKPAPKGK from the coding sequence ATGGCTGTTATAACCAAATATGTCGTGGTTCGAAATGGCGTGGAACTGGACAAGGAGTTTCTGGTCAAAAAAGAGGCCGAGGCCTATGACAAGATGCTCGATGCAGCCGAGAACCTGGCCGCTTTCATCAAGGACGCTGATCTGGATATCGCGCTGGAAGAGAGTGTCGTCGATGCCGTGTCGGTCTTTCTCGCCAAGAACGGACCGGAAGTCACCCGCATCCTGAAAGGACTCAAGCCCATGGCAGCCCCGGCCAAAAAGCCGCAGGCTAAAGACGGCGAAACGCCGGAACCGGCCGCAAAAAAGAAGGCCCCGGCAGCCAAACCCGCCCCCAAAGGCAAATAA
- a CDS encoding M20/M25/M40 family metallo-hydrolase, which translates to MISEASVKKVLARIDPREVIDLTASLVRCNTVWDPRAGTSEKPAAELAARWAGQRGFDVTMEEVAPGRPNVIVRWEAGPGSRALMFEGHTDVVTAGDRTRWQYDPFGARIENGRMFGRGTNDTKGNLAAMLVAMAALKAADIPLAGALIGGVLCDEEGMMTGVQHFIDQGHADTVTAAVICEPQDGLICIAQKGAVRARFVIGGRMSHGAMPLSGLNPAPAVARIIDGLAALESDAIKLPGKDPLLGWPSFTPTVIQAPAQGPPQLNVMPGEAEILVDVRTTPDQQHDAIRSALLELAEQTARETDRHYRELDRHLDLQRPDDLSVTVEFLSDRPCTRTDETDPVVASAVWASRRIENREPEFAGVPGATDGTFLWSCKNIPIVTMGAGDREVPHQVDEWVDLDQLVNTARIYALTALHYLDPEMVG; encoded by the coding sequence ATGATATCGGAAGCGTCTGTAAAAAAAGTCCTTGCCCGGATCGATCCCCGAGAGGTGATCGACCTCACCGCCAGCCTGGTGCGCTGCAACACGGTGTGGGATCCCCGGGCGGGCACCAGCGAAAAACCGGCGGCGGAATTGGCCGCCCGCTGGGCCGGGCAACGCGGGTTTGACGTCACCATGGAAGAGGTGGCCCCGGGCCGGCCCAACGTAATCGTCCGCTGGGAGGCCGGCCCCGGCAGCCGCGCCCTCATGTTCGAGGGGCATACCGACGTGGTGACCGCCGGAGACCGCACCCGCTGGCAATATGATCCCTTTGGCGCCCGGATTGAAAACGGTCGCATGTTCGGCCGGGGCACCAACGACACCAAGGGCAACCTGGCCGCCATGCTGGTGGCCATGGCGGCGCTCAAAGCCGCGGACATTCCCCTGGCCGGTGCACTCATAGGCGGTGTGCTGTGCGATGAAGAGGGCATGATGACCGGCGTGCAGCACTTCATCGATCAGGGCCACGCCGATACGGTAACGGCCGCGGTGATCTGCGAACCCCAGGACGGCCTGATCTGCATCGCCCAGAAAGGGGCCGTACGCGCCCGCTTTGTCATAGGCGGCCGCATGAGCCATGGGGCCATGCCCCTTTCCGGACTCAATCCGGCGCCGGCCGTGGCCCGGATCATCGACGGCCTGGCCGCCCTGGAATCCGACGCCATCAAGCTTCCCGGCAAAGATCCCCTGCTGGGCTGGCCCAGTTTCACCCCAACGGTGATCCAGGCGCCGGCCCAGGGGCCGCCCCAACTCAATGTGATGCCCGGCGAAGCCGAAATTCTTGTGGATGTCCGCACCACTCCCGACCAACAGCATGACGCCATCCGCAGCGCCTTGCTGGAACTGGCCGAACAGACGGCTCGCGAGACGGACCGGCATTACCGGGAACTCGACCGCCACCTGGACCTCCAACGCCCCGATGACCTTTCGGTAACCGTGGAATTTCTTTCCGACCGGCCCTGCACCCGCACCGACGAAACCGATCCGGTGGTCGCCTCGGCCGTGTGGGCCAGCCGCCGCATCGAAAACAGGGAACCCGAGTTTGCCGGCGTTCCCGGCGCCACCGACGGCACCTTTCTCTGGTCCTGCAAAAACATCCCCATCGTCACCATGGGCGCGGGCGACCGCGAGGTGCCCCACCAGGTAGACGAATGGGTGGACCTGGACCAACTGGTGAACACGGCCCGCATCTATGCCCTGACGGCGCTGCATTACCTCGACCCGGAGATGGTTGGGTGA
- a CDS encoding YebG family protein: MAAISKQEADAWDRVLDAAADLADLIESSRIEIDEFDIEELTIFLARHGPVVRNMLKHLKRTWPFDDTGI, encoded by the coding sequence ATGGCCGCTATTTCCAAACAGGAAGCCGACGCATGGGACCGCGTGCTCGACGCCGCCGCGGACCTGGCGGATCTGATCGAATCCAGCAGAATCGAGATCGACGAATTCGACATCGAGGAGTTGACGATCTTTCTGGCCAGGCACGGGCCTGTTGTGCGCAACATGCTCAAGCACCTGAAACGAACCTGGCCTTTCGATGACACCGGGATTTGA
- a CDS encoding sugar phosphorylase → MTSTERIQSLLNQIYGPEKGRQAYDRLMPLIEGFTKKPGRDASRFAWGDMVLITYGDTLFHPGENPLATFHRFARRFLKDAVSSVHFLPFFPYSSDDGFSVKDFFRIDEVLGDWNDVARIGEDFNLMFDFVINHFSSESRWFQDYLGDRPGFEHFAIEVDPEADLSSVTRPRSLPLLTPFTKKDGRRVHLWTTFSADQIDFNYSSLDVLAKMVQALLFYVEKGATILRLDAIAYLWKTVGTTCIHLSRTHDMVRLFRRILDLAAPDVMLITETNVPHEENISYFGNGRDEAQMVYNFTLPPLLFYTFVKQDAKILTRWARGLHLPSPETAFFNFTASHDGIGVRPLEGILPAEEIDLLVDVVKANGGKVSYKDNPDGSQSPYELNITYVDAILADSRSDNADKFLASQAVQYSLPGVPATYIHSLLGSRNWHAGVGKTGRARTINREKLDLEQVLAELDDPASFRSRVFFPYMQMIRTWRQQPAFHPQAAFEVLDAGPGLFAIRRSGGGQTLFAVTNVSAKAVSLELDHLGIARPTCDLVSGDRIDSSPWELAPYRFAWLETP, encoded by the coding sequence ATGACATCCACCGAACGCATCCAATCTTTGTTAAACCAAATTTACGGCCCGGAAAAAGGCCGTCAGGCCTATGATCGCCTGATGCCCCTGATCGAAGGGTTCACTAAAAAACCGGGGCGAGATGCCTCCCGGTTTGCCTGGGGCGACATGGTGCTGATCACTTACGGGGACACGCTTTTCCACCCCGGCGAAAATCCGCTGGCAACTTTCCACCGCTTTGCCCGACGGTTTCTGAAGGATGCGGTTTCCAGCGTGCACTTCCTGCCTTTTTTTCCCTATTCCTCCGATGACGGCTTTTCGGTGAAGGATTTTTTCCGGATCGACGAGGTGTTGGGGGATTGGAATGATGTGGCGCGAATCGGTGAGGATTTCAACCTGATGTTCGATTTTGTCATCAATCACTTCAGCTCCGAAAGCCGGTGGTTCCAGGACTATCTCGGAGACCGGCCCGGATTTGAGCATTTTGCCATAGAAGTCGATCCGGAGGCGGATCTTTCCTCGGTTACCCGCCCGCGGTCCTTGCCCCTGCTGACCCCCTTTACCAAAAAAGACGGACGCCGGGTGCACCTGTGGACTACCTTCAGTGCCGATCAGATCGATTTCAATTACAGCAGCCTCGATGTGCTGGCGAAAATGGTCCAGGCGCTGCTTTTCTATGTGGAAAAGGGAGCCACCATTTTGCGGCTGGACGCCATCGCCTACCTGTGGAAAACCGTCGGCACCACCTGCATCCATTTGTCCCGGACCCATGACATGGTGCGCCTGTTTCGCCGGATTCTCGATCTGGCGGCACCGGACGTCATGCTCATCACCGAGACCAACGTGCCCCACGAGGAGAACATTAGCTACTTCGGCAACGGCCGGGACGAAGCCCAGATGGTCTACAACTTCACCCTGCCGCCGCTGCTTTTCTATACCTTCGTAAAACAGGACGCCAAAATTCTCACCCGCTGGGCGCGGGGATTGCACCTGCCATCGCCGGAGACGGCCTTTTTCAATTTCACGGCCTCCCACGACGGCATCGGTGTGCGGCCACTGGAAGGGATTCTGCCGGCCGAAGAGATCGATCTTCTCGTCGATGTTGTTAAAGCCAATGGCGGCAAGGTGTCGTACAAAGACAATCCCGACGGAAGCCAGAGCCCTTACGAACTCAACATTACCTACGTGGACGCCATTCTGGCGGACTCCCGTTCGGACAATGCCGACAAATTTCTGGCTTCCCAGGCCGTCCAGTACAGCCTGCCGGGAGTGCCGGCCACCTATATCCACAGCCTGCTGGGATCACGCAACTGGCACGCGGGCGTTGGCAAGACCGGCCGGGCACGGACCATCAACCGGGAGAAGTTGGATCTGGAGCAGGTTCTTGCGGAGCTGGACGATCCAGCCTCTTTCCGTTCACGGGTCTTTTTCCCATATATGCAAATGATCCGGACATGGCGGCAGCAGCCGGCCTTCCATCCCCAGGCTGCGTTCGAGGTCCTGGACGCCGGTCCCGGTTTGTTTGCCATCCGACGCAGCGGCGGCGGCCAGACCCTTTTTGCTGTGACCAATGTATCAGCCAAAGCGGTTTCTCTGGAATTGGATCATTTGGGCATCGCCCGGCCCACCTGCGACCTGGTATCGGGCGACCGGATCGACAGCTCTCCATGGGAGCTGGCCCCCTACCGGTTTGCCTGGCTGGAAACCCCATAA
- a CDS encoding PilZ domain-containing protein, producing the protein MGDAGKVQGEKLAELFNELIEKKIIISMNVVGAGFDRLTCINGIDTDRKESYLLVDPPDDFREAAGDQSPWHLRFNFNGPDQLEYIFSTRGGELVEEGLKLPFPEYVERLQRRRNFRVDALTGTRMHFTLKKIKGVLDLINVSQGGAYGVLVKHNFKFMRGSVLKMDQQVYDINIIFPGDENDPSETVYVKHAEVKRVEHDQDRGFYRYAFEFKDMEKEEQQRLIQAIYDLQRKYLQRRK; encoded by the coding sequence ATGGGGGATGCAGGTAAAGTCCAAGGCGAAAAGCTCGCCGAGTTGTTCAACGAGCTGATTGAAAAAAAGATCATCATATCCATGAATGTGGTGGGCGCCGGTTTCGACCGGCTCACCTGTATCAACGGAATCGATACGGATCGCAAGGAAAGCTACCTGCTTGTCGATCCGCCGGACGATTTCAGGGAAGCTGCCGGGGACCAGTCCCCCTGGCATCTGCGCTTCAACTTCAACGGGCCGGATCAGCTGGAATACATCTTCAGCACCCGGGGCGGGGAACTCGTTGAAGAGGGCCTGAAACTTCCTTTTCCCGAGTACGTGGAACGCCTGCAAAGGCGTCGCAACTTCCGGGTGGACGCCCTGACCGGTACGCGCATGCATTTCACCCTGAAAAAAATCAAGGGCGTACTCGACCTGATCAATGTCAGCCAGGGCGGTGCCTACGGGGTTCTGGTCAAACACAATTTCAAGTTCATGCGCGGATCCGTGTTGAAAATGGATCAACAGGTTTACGATATCAACATCATCTTTCCCGGCGATGAAAACGATCCCAGTGAAACGGTTTATGTCAAACACGCGGAAGTCAAACGGGTCGAGCATGACCAGGATCGCGGCTTTTACCGCTACGCCTTCGAATTCAAGGATATGGAAAAAGAAGAGCAGCAGCGGCTTATCCAGGCCATTTACGACTTGCAGCGCAAGTACCTGCAACGTCGGAAATGA
- a CDS encoding lytic transglycosylase domain-containing protein, translated as MISKTQMTIDVYLKRAGVQADALVNRKHFIPLKSVSGSQFQDVLDSVSANEEQASEDPVRGATLTDYRKLRHSDPAAAFFSQSTIFGAVQRQFADEPYGSHSYKALRSPSTSPESIGASTASIDTKVDAGSDNDGSIQDGIRQAAATYNLPEKLIASVIQAESGFRPDAVSPAGAQGLMQLMPATARELGVTDPFDIHQNIDGGAKYLRQMMDRFDGDLKLALAAYNAGPGTVARYDGEVPYRETRDYVKRVLAGMA; from the coding sequence ATGATTTCAAAAACCCAGATGACCATCGACGTGTACCTGAAAAGGGCGGGGGTTCAGGCCGATGCTCTAGTGAACCGGAAACACTTCATTCCCCTGAAAAGCGTTTCCGGCAGCCAGTTTCAGGATGTGCTCGACAGCGTTTCCGCGAACGAGGAACAGGCCTCCGAAGACCCTGTTCGGGGAGCGACCCTGACGGACTACCGAAAGCTACGGCATTCCGATCCGGCTGCTGCCTTTTTCAGCCAATCCACAATTTTTGGCGCTGTGCAGCGGCAGTTTGCCGACGAGCCTTATGGCAGCCATTCATACAAGGCCCTGCGCAGTCCGTCTACCTCCCCGGAATCCATCGGTGCGTCGACGGCGAGTATCGATACGAAGGTGGATGCCGGATCGGATAATGATGGATCGATCCAGGACGGCATCCGGCAGGCGGCCGCAACCTACAATTTGCCCGAGAAGTTGATTGCGAGCGTCATCCAGGCCGAGTCCGGCTTTCGGCCCGATGCCGTTTCCCCGGCGGGGGCCCAGGGCCTGATGCAGCTCATGCCGGCCACCGCCCGGGAATTGGGAGTGACGGACCCTTTCGACATCCACCAGAACATCGACGGCGGCGCCAAGTATCTCCGCCAGATGATGGATCGTTTCGATGGGGATCTTAAGTTGGCCCTGGCAGCGTACAACGCCGGCCCCGGAACAGTGGCGCGGTACGACGGCGAGGTCCCGTACCGGGAAACCCGCGATTATGTGAAGCGGGTACTGGCCGGGATGGCTTGA
- a CDS encoding ABC transporter ATP-binding protein: MNASCLLTVTDLTKHFPLGGGLFSRPRGWVRAVNGISFSIDRGESLGLVGESGCGKSTLARTVARLLAPTGGAILFENREIGKLDRRALRPLRKRMQFIFQDPYASLDPRMTVAASVTEPLLNDGPTLSRQERRERAAELLAAVGLGKSDLDRFPHEFSGGQRQRIGIARALSVRPDLIVADEPVSALDVSIQAQILNLMKDLQDRLGMAYLFISHDIGVVELFCDRIAVMYAGHLVEIAAAEGFHRHCRHPYTRALVSAIPRPDPRVAFSKVTAEGEPPDPAALPAGCAYHPRCPHAMPRCTTKRPPLIVVEGSHQLACWLNGGQGKNEG; encoded by the coding sequence ATGAACGCCTCTTGCCTGTTGACCGTTACCGATCTGACCAAGCATTTTCCGTTGGGCGGCGGATTGTTCTCCCGCCCCCGGGGTTGGGTGCGGGCGGTCAACGGCATCAGCTTCTCCATCGACCGGGGAGAAAGCCTGGGCCTGGTGGGCGAATCGGGCTGCGGAAAAAGCACGTTGGCCCGAACGGTGGCGCGATTGCTGGCACCGACCGGCGGGGCCATTTTATTCGAAAACCGGGAAATCGGCAAGCTGGACCGTCGCGCCCTGCGGCCCCTGAGAAAACGGATGCAGTTCATCTTCCAGGATCCTTACGCCAGCCTGGACCCACGCATGACGGTAGCCGCCAGCGTGACCGAACCGTTGTTGAATGACGGCCCCACCCTCTCCAGGCAGGAGCGAAGGGAGCGTGCGGCCGAACTGTTGGCGGCCGTCGGCCTGGGAAAAAGCGATCTGGACCGCTTTCCGCATGAATTCTCCGGCGGCCAGCGCCAACGAATCGGCATTGCCCGGGCGCTTTCCGTACGGCCGGACCTGATCGTTGCCGACGAGCCGGTCAGCGCCCTGGATGTTTCCATCCAGGCCCAAATTCTCAACCTGATGAAGGACCTGCAGGATCGCTTGGGCATGGCATATCTGTTTATCTCCCACGACATCGGTGTGGTCGAGCTTTTCTGCGACCGCATTGCCGTCATGTATGCCGGCCATCTTGTCGAAATCGCCGCTGCCGAAGGGTTTCACCGGCACTGCCGGCATCCGTATACACGGGCTTTGGTATCGGCCATTCCCCGGCCCGATCCCCGGGTCGCCTTCTCCAAGGTGACGGCGGAGGGCGAACCGCCGGACCCGGCAGCCCTGCCCGCCGGCTGTGCCTACCATCCCCGCTGCCCCCATGCGATGCCGCGCTGCACCACAAAACGGCCGCCATTGATTGTGGTGGAGGGCAGCCATCAGCTCGCCTGCTGGCTCAATGGCGGCCAGGGAAAAAACGAAGGTTGA
- a CDS encoding MBL fold metallo-hydrolase: MELTSSLHAFLWTSPTANNCNTYLIRSPEKTILIDPGHAAYFGHVRDELDRIGLTVDDIDLVICTHAHPDHIEAVQFFNDAPARFALHAAEWALVEKMAPMLKASMDIDLEMFRPDFFLEEGELTVGDISLEVFHTPGHSPGGITLFWSAEKALITGDLIFKGGLGRTDLPGGDGRQLKESIRRMGALDSHWLLSGHGEVVAGAEAVKANFKQVEQMWFGYV, from the coding sequence ATGGAACTGACTTCGAGCCTGCACGCCTTTTTGTGGACCTCGCCGACTGCCAACAACTGCAATACGTACCTGATCCGCTCTCCGGAGAAAACCATCCTGATCGATCCGGGCCACGCGGCTTATTTCGGGCATGTCCGCGACGAACTGGACCGCATCGGCCTGACCGTCGACGATATCGACCTGGTGATCTGCACCCATGCCCACCCGGACCACATCGAGGCGGTGCAATTCTTCAACGATGCCCCGGCCCGGTTTGCCCTGCATGCCGCCGAGTGGGCCCTGGTCGAAAAAATGGCGCCGATGCTCAAGGCATCCATGGATATCGATCTGGAAATGTTCCGGCCCGATTTTTTTCTGGAGGAGGGAGAATTGACCGTTGGCGACATCTCCCTGGAAGTCTTCCACACCCCCGGCCATTCGCCGGGCGGCATCACCCTTTTCTGGTCGGCGGAAAAGGCCCTTATCACCGGCGACCTGATCTTCAAGGGTGGCCTGGGCCGGACCGACCTGCCCGGGGGAGATGGCCGGCAACTCAAAGAAAGCATCCGCCGCATGGGTGCCCTGGACAGCCACTGGCTGCTCTCCGGCCACGGGGAGGTGGTGGCCGGCGCCGAGGCGGTGAAAGCCAATTTCAAGCAGGTCGAGCAGATGTGGTTCGGCTACGTTTAA
- a CDS encoding 2-dehydropantoate 2-reductase, giving the protein MKIAIIGAGAMGSLFGALLAEAGQQVTLLDIRQDHVDAVNAEGLVVEKEGTRRQIRIRATQDADSIGPTDLCIVFVKSTQTAEAARTVARLAGPSTLVLTLQNGMGNAEALAEALDPARIIAGTTSHGATFLEPGAIRHAGSGDTVIGPWDSENMDGATAVAEAFDQAGIATKVVAGVHSVMWAKLFINVGINAITALTGIKNGQLLDLEQTRRLSQDAVKEAMAVAAARGIAIEGDPVEKVFQVAEATGANRSSMGQDVDSRRVTEIGAINGFIVREAQTAGVPAPVNRTLSALVETLQAHY; this is encoded by the coding sequence ATGAAAATCGCAATAATCGGCGCCGGCGCCATGGGCAGCCTCTTCGGCGCACTGCTGGCTGAAGCCGGGCAGCAGGTCACCCTATTGGACATCCGCCAGGACCACGTGGATGCCGTCAATGCCGAGGGCCTTGTCGTCGAAAAAGAGGGAACCCGGCGCCAAATCCGGATTCGGGCGACGCAGGATGCGGACAGCATCGGCCCGACAGACTTGTGCATCGTCTTCGTCAAATCCACCCAGACGGCGGAAGCGGCCCGCACCGTCGCCCGGCTGGCCGGACCGTCGACGCTGGTATTGACCCTGCAAAACGGCATGGGCAATGCCGAAGCCCTCGCCGAGGCCCTCGATCCCGCCCGGATCATCGCTGGAACGACGTCCCACGGAGCCACCTTTCTGGAACCCGGAGCGATTCGCCATGCCGGCAGCGGGGATACGGTCATCGGCCCCTGGGACTCGGAAAATATGGACGGGGCCACGGCCGTCGCCGAAGCATTCGACCAAGCGGGCATCGCCACGAAGGTCGTGGCCGGGGTACACAGCGTCATGTGGGCCAAGCTGTTCATCAACGTGGGCATCAACGCCATTACGGCCCTGACGGGCATCAAGAACGGCCAGTTGCTGGATCTGGAACAGACTCGTCGGCTTTCGCAGGATGCGGTAAAAGAGGCCATGGCCGTTGCCGCGGCCCGGGGCATCGCCATCGAGGGCGATCCGGTTGAAAAGGTGTTTCAGGTTGCCGAGGCCACCGGTGCCAACCGCTCGTCCATGGGCCAGGATGTGGACAGCCGTCGGGTGACTGAAATCGGCGCCATTAACGGGTTCATCGTCCGTGAGGCCCAAACGGCCGGGGTGCCGGCGCCGGTCAACCGGACCCTCTCCGCATTGGTGGAGACGCTTCAGGCCCACTATTGA
- the panB gene encoding 3-methyl-2-oxobutanoate hydroxymethyltransferase, producing the protein MAEGKVTVPGIIQAKKEGRKLVMVTAYDYPFGLMADEAGVDMALVGDSLGMVVLGLDSTVPVTMEMMIHHIQAVVRGCKRAMVIGDMPFMSYNTGIRDAVINAGRLMKDGGCDAVKLEGGVDFAPVVEAIVKAGIPVQGHVGLTPQTASALGGFKMQGKDAAAARRIIDDAKALEAVGVFSIVAEAVPAPLGALLAETVAVPVIGIGAGVDVDGQVLVTHDMVGLFDRFVPKFVKQYTKVRPTIIDAIKAYGQEVRDGSFPAPEHSFGMPDEALAALKAALKND; encoded by the coding sequence ATGGCTGAAGGCAAAGTAACCGTTCCCGGTATCATTCAGGCCAAAAAAGAGGGCCGCAAGCTGGTCATGGTGACCGCCTACGACTATCCCTTCGGACTCATGGCCGACGAGGCCGGCGTCGATATGGCCCTGGTAGGCGATTCTTTGGGCATGGTGGTTTTGGGGTTGGACAGCACGGTGCCGGTGACCATGGAAATGATGATCCATCACATCCAGGCGGTGGTGCGCGGGTGCAAACGGGCCATGGTGATCGGGGACATGCCTTTCATGAGCTACAACACCGGCATCCGTGATGCCGTTATCAATGCCGGGCGGCTGATGAAGGACGGCGGCTGCGATGCCGTCAAACTGGAAGGCGGCGTGGATTTCGCACCGGTAGTGGAAGCGATTGTCAAAGCCGGCATCCCTGTCCAGGGGCATGTGGGGCTGACGCCCCAGACGGCCAGTGCGTTGGGAGGCTTCAAAATGCAGGGCAAGGATGCGGCTGCAGCCCGTAGAATCATCGACGATGCCAAGGCCCTGGAAGCCGTAGGCGTTTTTTCCATCGTGGCCGAGGCTGTTCCTGCGCCGCTGGGGGCCCTGCTGGCCGAAACGGTTGCCGTGCCGGTGATCGGCATCGGTGCCGGTGTGGATGTGGATGGCCAGGTGCTGGTCACCCACGACATGGTGGGCCTGTTCGACCGCTTCGTGCCCAAATTCGTCAAGCAGTACACGAAGGTCCGGCCCACGATTATCGACGCCATCAAGGCTTACGGCCAGGAAGTCCGGGACGGCAGCTTCCCGGCTCCCGAGCACAGCTTCGGCATGCCTGATGAGGCCCTGGCAGCCTTGAAAGCAGCGTTAAAGAACGATTGA
- a CDS encoding ABC transporter ATP-binding protein, with product MSDPLLDIRDLSVHFKTPEGIGRAVSSVDLSIAPGETLGLVGESGCGKSVTALAVVGLVPSPPGRVAGGRVLFEGQDLLQAPPETLRRIRGHRIGMIFQEPMTALNPVLTIGRQMVEPLTTHLGISKETARKKAVRWLDRVRIPSARERMNSYPHQLSGGMRQRVMIAMAMICRPRLLIADEPTTALDVTLQRQILALMAELKSEMGSALILITHDLGVVVQTAGTVAVMYAGRVVEAAGVGPLFDEPLHPYTRGLLQCVPRLGAARGRLYEIPGTVPAATEPVSGCPFAGRCGSAFERCRRQTPRLAAVRAGRKVSCWLYDDGSNENFTD from the coding sequence GTGAGTGATCCGCTGCTGGATATCCGGGATCTTTCGGTCCACTTCAAAACGCCCGAGGGCATTGGCCGGGCCGTTTCTTCGGTCGACCTTTCCATTGCCCCCGGCGAAACCTTGGGACTGGTGGGCGAATCGGGCTGCGGCAAGAGCGTAACCGCCCTGGCCGTAGTGGGCCTCGTGCCGTCGCCGCCGGGCCGCGTGGCGGGCGGCAGGGTCCTGTTCGAAGGTCAGGATCTGCTCCAGGCGCCGCCAGAAACCTTGCGCCGCATTCGGGGGCATAGAATCGGCATGATCTTCCAGGAACCCATGACCGCCCTGAATCCCGTTCTGACCATCGGCCGTCAGATGGTGGAACCGCTGACAACCCATCTGGGCATTTCAAAAGAGACGGCCCGCAAAAAAGCGGTTCGATGGCTGGACCGGGTGCGCATCCCGTCGGCCCGGGAGCGGATGAACAGCTATCCCCACCAGCTTTCCGGCGGCATGCGCCAGCGGGTGATGATCGCCATGGCCATGATCTGCCGCCCGCGCCTGTTGATTGCCGACGAGCCCACCACGGCGCTGGACGTCACCCTGCAGCGCCAGATCCTGGCGTTGATGGCGGAACTGAAATCGGAAATGGGTTCGGCCCTGATCCTCATCACCCACGACCTGGGCGTGGTGGTCCAGACGGCCGGGACCGTGGCGGTGATGTACGCCGGCCGCGTGGTGGAGGCCGCCGGCGTGGGGCCCCTTTTTGACGAGCCGCTGCACCCGTATACCCGCGGACTGCTTCAATGCGTGCCCCGGTTGGGGGCCGCGCGCGGACGGCTGTATGAAATTCCCGGCACGGTGCCGGCCGCCACGGAGCCCGTTTCCGGATGTCCCTTTGCCGGACGCTGTGGATCCGCGTTCGAGCGCTGCCGCCGCCAGACGCCGCGGCTGGCCGCAGTTCGGGCGGGCAGGAAGGTAAGCTGCTGGCTCTATGACGATGGGAGCAACGAGAATTTCACCGATTAA